The Polymorphobacter megasporae genomic sequence AGTGCAATTTCATAGCGGCTCTCCGGGACTCACTTGGCGGCGAGGAAAGCCGCAATCTTGTCGTTGAGGAATTTTCCATCGGCGGGGTTGCTCGCCGCGCCGGCGGTATGGCCCCATAGTGACGGGATCGGCATCAGGGTGACGTGCGGGATGAACTGCGCCTCGTAGTGCGCGTCACCGACCGGGAAATACATGTCGGTTTCGGACGGCATGTACAGCAACGGCACTTTGATTGAGGCCAGCGCGCGCTTGGTGTCGCCGTTGAAGCCCGGGGTCGTCCCGACGTCGTGCTTTTCCCACGTCCGCATCTGGAGGATCAGGTCGTTGGCGTCGGCCCCTGGGATGAAGTCCTGATGGAAACCCTCGTAGACGTCGTCAAAGGTCGTGCCGGGCTTCGAATACGACCGCCACAGCTCGTCGCGCCACCACTGTGGCGAGAATAGCCACGCCGCCCAGACCGCGCCGAACGCCTTGAGCCCCGCGCGCGGCTGTTCCTTATAGTCACCCTTGGCGAACACCGGGTCGGTCTCGATCGCGGCGATTTCGCTGCGCAGCCGGACGATGCCGGCCGGCCATGCCCTCGCGGTCGCCGAGGTGACGACGATGCGGTCGGCGAAGTCGGGATGGCTGACCGCCCACTGGAACGCCTGCTCGCCGCCCATCGAAAAGCCGATCACCGCGCGGAGGTGGGCGAGGTGGAAGGTCTCGCCGAGCAGGCGGTGGACTGCCTCGACGTTGTCGCGGATCGTGGCGACCGGGAAGTGCGGGCCGTGGAACGGCTCGGGGGTGTTGCTCGGCGACGATGACTTGCCGTTGCCGAAAAGCTCGGTCGCGACGATGAAATACTTCGCCGGGTCGAGCGCCTTGTCGGACCCGATCAGCCATTCGTAGCCGTGCGCATCGGCCATGTAGTGCGACGGCAGCAGGATGGCGTTGTCGCGCGCGGCGTTGAGCGTGCCGTAGGTCGCGTACATCACCCGCGCCTCAGGCAGAATTGCGCCGTTCTCAAGCTTGAAGTCGTGGATGACGAAGGCGCGGCGGTCGCCGTCCTTCGCCGCCGCAGCGCCGGGGGGAAGCGCTGCGGCGACGAAGAGGAATGCGATGAGGGCCCTGATCATGCCCCCCTCCAAGTACCGCGGATCACACCTTGACCTTGATTTTGAACGCAAAGAATTGCCCCAGATAGTC encodes the following:
- a CDS encoding alpha/beta fold hydrolase; translation: MIRALIAFLFVAAALPPGAAAAKDGDRRAFVIHDFKLENGAILPEARVMYATYGTLNAARDNAILLPSHYMADAHGYEWLIGSDKALDPAKYFIVATELFGNGKSSSPSNTPEPFHGPHFPVATIRDNVEAVHRLLGETFHLAHLRAVIGFSMGGEQAFQWAVSHPDFADRIVVTSATARAWPAGIVRLRSEIAAIETDPVFAKGDYKEQPRAGLKAFGAVWAAWLFSPQWWRDELWRSYSKPGTTFDDVYEGFHQDFIPGADANDLILQMRTWEKHDVGTTPGFNGDTKRALASIKVPLLYMPSETDMYFPVGDAHYEAQFIPHVTLMPIPSLWGHTAGAASNPADGKFLNDKIAAFLAAK